The genomic DNA CGCGTTGATCTGGGCCCCCGGGAGCATCTGCGCGTTGAGGGTGAGCCGGTACGGCGTGTCGGGCTTCGTCGCGACCAACAGGTGCACCACCGGCAGTTGCGCGTTCGGTGCGGTGGACGCGCCGAGGATGTATCGGGGGTAGTCGGTGCCCCGCGACGTCGACAGCACCTTGATGTCCGTGGGCACCCCGGACGCCGGGCTCGTCACGCCGGCCGCGATGAACTGCACCGCCGCCTTGGCCGCCACCAGCCCCTCGCCGGCGTACGTGCTCGCCAGCGACGACGCCGCGCCGGGCTTGCCGGACCGGGCCGCCGCATCGTCCGCCAACACGCGCTGCAGGACCCTGGTGGCTTGGTCCTCGGTGACGGCCGCGCCGGGATCGTCCTGGGGACCGCCCGCACCGGGCATGCCCGGCGCGCCGCAGCCGGCGAGGCTCGTGGCGAGCGCGGCCGCCAGTCCCACGGCGAGCAGGCCCGAGCGTCGGGGCCGGCGAACGGCGCGACCGGGGGCGGGCGGCCGGCTCATCGGGCCTCCTCCTCGGGCGCAGGGTGGACAGGCGCATCGTGGACGCGCGCATCGTGACCGGGCGCATCGTGACCGGGCGCCGGCCGCGGGCGCCGGCGACTCCCCAGCATTCCGGAGATCAGCAACCCGAGACCGGCCAGGGCCAGCGCCACGGCCTGCCAGCACCACGCCGCGTTGGCCCAGGACATGGTGACGTCGACCGCGTCGTCGCGGGGGTCGGAGACAGTGCCGGGGAAGACGACCAGGGCCTGCGGGAGCCGACTCGGAACGATGTCCATCGTGACCTGCTCGCCCGTCACCGGCGGGGCGAGGAAGGTGTCCGCGTTGAACGCGTGCGGGAGTGGGCCGTCGCGTCGTTCGGTCGCCTGCAGCGCGCGCGGCAGGAACGAGACGCCATCGATCAACGTGTGGCGCGAGCCGTCGAGGGCGGCGAGCGCGTCGTCGTCGAGCATGCGGACCGCCGTCACCTGGCCGGAGGCGCCGCGCGCCGAGACCTGGACCGGCGCCGAGGAGGCGCGCAGGGCGTTCTTGTCGAGGACCACCACCCCGGGCGAAGCGATCCGCGAGCTCGCCTCGACCCGTCCCGAGGGGCCGAGCGCCACCGCGAACACCGCCCCCACGACCAGCAGAGTGACCCCGGCGATGAGGGCCACCGTCGACACCCACGCGGGGCGGCGTGCTGTTGGCAACGCGTCCTTCTTCCGTCGTTCGATCCGGCCCCTGCGGGGCCGAGGTCCTGGTCCCCTCTCCCTCGGAAGAGTAGGGCGCTCCCGAAGCGGCCACCAAAACGCGCAGCGGCGGATCGCGGGGCCGCAGGCCCAACGATCCGCCGCAGGATGGGGTTCCGGCGGGGCCGGAACTCAGAAGCGCGCGGGCTCCCGGTAGATGCCCCACTCCGCCTTGAGGGCGTTGCAGATCTCGCCCATGGTGGCCTCGGCGCGCACCGCGTCGAGCATCGCGGGGATCATGTTTTCGCTCGTCCGGGAGACCTCGACCATCCGCGCCACGGCGGCGTCGACGGCGGCCTGGTCGCGGCCCGACTTTCGGTCGGTCAGCTCGGCGACCTGGACCTTCTCCACCTCGTGGCTGACCCGGAGGATCTCCAGCTCGTGGCTGATCGAGTCGGTCAGGCAGTTGACGCCGACGACCTTCTTGCTGCCCTGCTCCAGCGCGACCTGGTAGTGGAACGCCGCGTCGCCGATCTCGGCCATGAACCAGCCCTCCTCGATCCCGCGCAGCAGGCCGGAGGTGATGGGACCGATCTTGTGCTCGATCGCTCCGTCCGGGCCGGGCTTCTTGCCCAGCTCGCCCATCTGCAGGATCTTGGCGAAGATGCGCTCGGCCTCGGCCTCGATCTTGTCGGTGAGCGCCTCGACGTACCAGCTCCCGCCCAGCGGGTCGGCGACGTTGACGACGCCCGTCTCCTCCATCAGCACCTGCTGGGTACGCAGCGCCACCTCTGCGGCGTGCTCGCTCGGCAGGGCCAGGGTCTCATCGAGGGCGTTGGTGTGCAGCGAGTTGGTCCCACCGAGGACCGCGGACAGCGCCTCGACCGCCGTACGCACGACGTTGTTGAGCGGCTGCTGCGCCGTGAGGCTGACTCCCGCGGTCTGGGTGTGGAAGCGCAGCCACTGCGCCTTCTCGGTCTTGGCGCCGTAGCGGTCGCGCAGCCAGCGCGCCCAGATCCGGCGCGCGGCGCGGAACTTGGCGATCTCCTCGAAGAAGTCGACGTGGGCGTCGAAGAAGAAGCTCAGCCCGGGCGCGAAGGAGTCGACGTCTAGGCCGCGGGACAGACCGAGCTCGACGTACCCGAACCCGTCGGCGAGCGTGAACGCGAGCTCCTGCGCGGCCGTCGCCCCGGCCTCGCGGATGTGGTAGCCGGACACCGAAAGCGGCTTGTAGTCGCGGATGTTGGTGTCGCAGTACTCCATCAGGTCGCCGATCAGGCGCAGGTGCGGCTCGGGCTCGAAGAGCCACTCCTTCTGGGCGATGTACTCTTTGAAGATGTCCGTCTGCAGCGTGCCGTTCAGGGCGGAGATGTCGCAGCCCTGGCGCTCGGCGGCGACCAGGTACATGCAGAAGGCGGGTACGGCGGGGCCGCTGATCGTCATCGATGTCGTGACACCGTCGAGCTTGATGTCGCTGAAGAGGATGTCCATGTCGGCGGCGCTGTCGATGGCGACGCCGCAGTGGCCGACCTCGCCGAGGGACATGGGGTCATCGGAGTCGCGGCCCATGAGGGTGGGCATATCGAAGGCGACGGACAGGCCGCCGCCGCCGCGGCCGAGGATCATCTTGTAGCGCTCGTTGGTCTGCTTGGCGTTGCCGAAGCCCGCGAACTGCCGGATCGTCCAGGTGCGGCCGCGGTAGCCGGTGCTGTAGAGGCCGCGCGTGAAGGGGTACTCCCCCGGCCAGCCGATCCGGTCGAAGTTCGGGTCGGCGGCGGCCTGCTCGTCGCTCGGGCCGTAGGCGGGCTCGACCTCCATGCCGGACAGCGTGGTGAAGTCCGCGTTGCGGACCTGGCCCTTGGCCAGGGCGGTCTGGTACCGCTGCTGCCACCGCTGCCTGCCGTTAGCACCGTCGGTGGTGGGGAGCGTGTACGTCGGGAGGGTGCGCGCCACGGCGTCGGCCGCGGGCTGAGGGGTCGTGGGGGCGGCGGCCGTGTCGGCCTGCGGGCGGTCCGTCGTCGTCATGCCCGCCAATTTACTAGGACTTCCTAGTAAATGGCTAGGGCGTGGTGGACGAGCTGCCATCGAGCGCTGGACGGACCACGGAGCTCCAGGTCAGGCCACGTGCGGGCGAGGCGCCGTGCGCCGGACGGTTACGCCGTACTCACCGGACGGTTACGCCGTACTCATTGTGGGTGCCCGTCGACGCCTTCAACGGTGACCGCCTCGACTGCCGCCCGCTTTCCCCGACTGTCGCCCCGTTTCCCGAACTGCCGCCCTACTTGCCCCACTGCCGCCCTCTTGACCGCACTGGCGCCCCGTTCCGCGAACTGCCGCCCTCTTTCCCGCACTGGCGCCCTTCTTCAAGGCGGGCGCCAGTCGGGGTAACAGGGCGCCAGTTGCGGAAAGAGAGCGGCAGTCGACCCAGGGCTGGTGCTCGCCAGATCTGACGGCCTTTCCCGCACTGCCGCCCTAGTCACCCACCGCGACTGCACTGCCGTCCTCTTGACCGCACTGGAGCCCTTCTTCAAGGCGGGCGCCAGTCGAGGTAACCGGGCGGCAGTCGGGGGACAGAGGGCGCCAGTCGATGTTGGGGGGGCGACCTCAACGCTCGACGGAGCTCGCTTGATCGTCGAAGCCCACGACTCCGTCGACTGCTGCTCAACGCTCGACGGCGGTCGCACAAGCTTCGTGGACAGATTTCAGGACACGTTACGCGCTGTGATCACCACCGATAACGTGCCCTGACACATGCCCACGAGGGTGGGCGCCACGAACTGTGGCAGCTCCGCAACGCTCGCCAGCGCCAGCTTGATCGCCAAAGCCCTGCCGTGCGCGACCTCTGTGCACCGGCCGCTACACAAGCTCCGTGGACAGGTTTCAGGACATGTTACGCGCTGTGATCACCACCGATAACGTGCCCTGACACATGTCCACGAGGGTAAGCGGCGCGGACTGCTCATCTCCGCAGCGCTCGCCAGCGCTCGCTTGATCGTCGAAGCCCACGACCCCGACGTCTCCCTCCCCAACGCTCGCCGGCGCTCACTTGATCGTCGAGCCCACGACCTCGACGACTCCTCCTCAACGCTCGCCGGCGCTCACTTGATCGTCGAAGTCGCGCGCCCCACGGCGTACCTTCTCCAAGAGCCGGAACAATTCCACCCGCTCCGCCCCCGTCAGGGCATCCAGCGCGAATCCCGCGCCGACCAGCGCGGTCGTCGCGTCCGCCACCACTGCTCGACCCGCCGGCGTGATCGCCGCCAACGTGCCCCGCCCGTCCTCCGGATTCGGCACGCGCGCCACGAAGCCCTGCTCGGCCAGCCGCTTGATGATGTGGGTCGCGCTCGTCGGGTGCACCATCAACCGCCGGCTCAGCTTCGTCATCGGCAGGCGCCCGTCCCGGGAGAACTCCAACAGCGTCAGCGCCTCGAACCTCGGGAAGCTCAGTTCGTAGGGGGCGAGCACCGCGTCGTACGTCGCCAGCAGCAACTGCTGCGTCCGCATCACCGAGGTGGCGGCCGCCATCGCCTGCGGGGCCGAGGCCCGCCCCCACCGCCGCTCCCAGAGCACCGCGGCCCGACGGATCGGGTCGAAGGGCAGAGACAACGGCGCGGGCACCCCACGAGACTACCGAGGAGTCAGCTTCCGCCCCCGCCGCCGACGCGCCGCCCCCGAACCCGCAGGCCGGCTCGGCACCCATCGGCGCGGCCCGTCCACCCCTCAGGCGCCGTCGGCCAACGCCCGCTCTAGCCGTTCCACCTTGCCCGTCAGCTCGCCGATGAAGCCGGGCCGGATGTCCGCTTTGAGCACCAGGGAGACCCGCGGCGCGAATCGCGCAACCGCATCGCACGCCGCCTTCACCACGGCGAAGACCTCGTCCCACTCCCCCTCGATCGTGGTGAACATCGCGTCGGTGTGGTGCGGCAACCCCGACTCCCGCACCACGCGCACCGCGGCAGCGACCGCCTCGTGCACGGAGCCGGACTCGTCGGCGGCGATCGCCGGGGACACGGAAAAGGCAAGCAACATGCGGGCAGCCTAGGCAGACCCACCCGACCCCGCACCCGCGTCACCGGGCGGCCGCCCATCTCCTGGCGACGCGGGCTGGGGCCGAGGCTCGCCGCGCACCCAGGCCGCGCGACCGGCGTCAGCTGTAACTCCGCGTCGGCCAGCTCCGCGACCTCCGGGTCGTGCGTCGCGACCAGCACCGCGGCCCCCGCCTCGGCCGCCGCTCGCAGGAGCGCCATCGTCCGCTCCCGATTGCGGTGGTCGAGCGCGGAGGTGGGCTCGTCCGCAAGCAGTACGCCGGGTCGCCCCGCCAGCATTCGCGCGAAGGCCACCCGCTGCCGCTGGCCGCCGGAGAGCTCATCCACCAGGTGCCAGCCGATGTCGTCCAGACCCACGGCGGCCAACGCGTCCGCGGCCCGACGCTCGGCCTCACCGGCGGGCACCCCGGCGTCGAGCAGCGGCAGCACGATGTTCTCCGCCGCGGTCAGCACGGTCGCCAGGCCGAAGGACTGCGGCATCAGCGCCACCCCGGCCGCCCGTGCCGCGTCCGGGCCGGCGATCTCCGCGCCGTCCACCAGCACGACCCCTGACTGCGGCCGCACGGCCCCGGCGAGCGCCCACAACTGCGACGACTTCCCCGCCCCGGACTCCCCAGTGACGGCCACCAGCCGACCGGCCGGCACCTGCAGCGAGACTCCATCCACGGCCCGCAGCTCGCCGTACGTCACCGTCAGCTCCCGGGCCTCCAGCCGCGCCGCGCTCATGGCCGCACCCCGCCCGGCGTACCGTCGCCAGCCCCACCCGGCGTACCGTCGCCAGCGGCGCCAGACGCGCCCGGCAACCCGTCCGGGACCAGCAGCCACCGGGCCCCCTCGCGGTGGACCCGCACGGCGGTGCCCGGCGGCAGATCCGCAAGCGCCCCCACCGGGAGCGGGAGCGAGCCGTCCGCAGCGACGATCGCGAACTCCTCGCCGTCCCGCCCCTCGCCGCCGACCCTGCCGTCGCGGATGGTGACCGTACGCCGCATGCGCCGCGCCACCGCCTCGTCGTGGGTCACGACGACCACGGTCGCCGAGCGTTCGCGGTTGACGTGGTCGATCGCCGCCAGCACGTCGTCCCGCGCCGCGTGTGAGAGTGCCGAAGACGGCTCGTCGGCGAGCAACAGGCCGGGACCGGCGGCCAACGCGACGGCGAGCGCGATCAGCTGAGCTTGGCCGGGAGACAGGTCCGCCGGTCGACGGGTCGCGAACTGGTCCGCGCCGACGAGGGCCAACGTGTCAAGCACGTCGGGGCAGGACCGGCCCCGCCGCAGCGCGGCCGCCTGCGCGAAAACGACGTTGTCGGCGGCCGACAGGTACGGCACGAGATTGCGGCGCGCGCCCTGCAGCAGGACGCCGGCCTCGCCGGCCCGGTAGTCGTCCAGCTCCGCCTCGGTCAGGTCGACGAGATCGCGCCCGCCCACCGTGATCCGCCCGGCGCTCGGCCGCATGAGGCCACCCAGCAGCGCCAGCAGCGTCGACTTCCCCGACCCCGACGGACCCAGCAGCCCCACCGTCTCCCCGGGGCGGATCGCCAGGTCCACACCGGCGAGGGCGGCCACGTCCTGGCCCTCGGTGCGGTACACGTGGACGAGGCCGCGCGTCGCGACCGCCAGGCCGGTCACTGCTCCTCCTCGACCAGGCGAGCGCGAGCCCGCCGAGCCACGAGACGGGCGGAACCGGTCGCCGCCGCCGTGACCGCGAGAGCGACCAGGCACCAGGACAGCGCCACGGCCGGCGGGTCGGGGAGCAGCGCGGGCAGCGGGCGCGCCGCCGGCCGGGTGAACAGCGGGAACAAGGGCATGACGAGGAACGCGCCGAGCACCCCCGGGAGCACGCCCGCGCCGCTGACGATGACTCGCTCGCGGACCGCCGCCGCCCGCACCGTCCTAGCGCGCATGCCGGCCATGCGAAGGACGGCGGCGTCGGTCGCCGCGCGGCGCCACCCCAACAGCGCCGCCACCACGACGAAGGCGACCGCCACGAGCATCGAGAGGGCGGCCGCCACGAGCGCCAGCGACAGGCCCCAGGCGGACCCGGAGGCGTCGTACCGGGCCCGCACCACCTCGGCGTCCCGCACCCCGGTCACGGCCATGCCGCGGGCGGCAAGGGCGTCGCGTACGGCGGCGCGGGTCCCGTCGGAGTCGCCGGCGAACCACACCTCGGCGGTGTCGTTCGGTCCGAGGTGGGCGCCGCGCAGGCCCAGGACGGTGCGGTCCCCGAGGATGCCGCGCGCCGCGAGCAGCGGCAGTTGCCCGGCGCCCGTGCCGATCGGGCGGATCGGCAGCATCGTGTCCGTCAGCCCTTGGCCTCGACCGTCGTGGTCCCGTCGAC from Austwickia sp. includes the following:
- a CDS encoding methylmalonyl-CoA mutase → MTTTDRPQADTAAAPTTPQPAADAVARTLPTYTLPTTDGANGRQRWQQRYQTALAKGQVRNADFTTLSGMEVEPAYGPSDEQAAADPNFDRIGWPGEYPFTRGLYSTGYRGRTWTIRQFAGFGNAKQTNERYKMILGRGGGGLSVAFDMPTLMGRDSDDPMSLGEVGHCGVAIDSAADMDILFSDIKLDGVTTSMTISGPAVPAFCMYLVAAERQGCDISALNGTLQTDIFKEYIAQKEWLFEPEPHLRLIGDLMEYCDTNIRDYKPLSVSGYHIREAGATAAQELAFTLADGFGYVELGLSRGLDVDSFAPGLSFFFDAHVDFFEEIAKFRAARRIWARWLRDRYGAKTEKAQWLRFHTQTAGVSLTAQQPLNNVVRTAVEALSAVLGGTNSLHTNALDETLALPSEHAAEVALRTQQVLMEETGVVNVADPLGGSWYVEALTDKIEAEAERIFAKILQMGELGKKPGPDGAIEHKIGPITSGLLRGIEEGWFMAEIGDAAFHYQVALEQGSKKVVGVNCLTDSISHELEILRVSHEVEKVQVAELTDRKSGRDQAAVDAAVARMVEVSRTSENMIPAMLDAVRAEATMGEICNALKAEWGIYREPARF
- a CDS encoding MarR family transcriptional regulator, producing MPAPLSLPFDPIRRAAVLWERRWGRASAPQAMAAATSVMRTQQLLLATYDAVLAPYELSFPRFEALTLLEFSRDGRLPMTKLSRRLMVHPTSATHIIKRLAEQGFVARVPNPEDGRGTLAAITPAGRAVVADATTALVGAGFALDALTGAERVELFRLLEKVRRGARDFDDQVSAGER
- a CDS encoding thiamine-binding protein produces the protein MLLAFSVSPAIAADESGSVHEAVAAAVRVVRESGLPHHTDAMFTTIEGEWDEVFAVVKAACDAVARFAPRVSLVLKADIRPGFIGELTGKVERLERALADGA
- a CDS encoding ATP-binding cassette domain-containing protein, which translates into the protein MTGLAVATRGLVHVYRTEGQDVAALAGVDLAIRPGETVGLLGPSGSGKSTLLALLGGLMRPSAGRITVGGRDLVDLTEAELDDYRAGEAGVLLQGARRNLVPYLSAADNVVFAQAAALRRGRSCPDVLDTLALVGADQFATRRPADLSPGQAQLIALAVALAAGPGLLLADEPSSALSHAARDDVLAAIDHVNRERSATVVVVTHDEAVARRMRRTVTIRDGRVGGEGRDGEEFAIVAADGSLPLPVGALADLPPGTAVRVHREGARWLLVPDGLPGASGAAGDGTPGGAGDGTPGGVRP